In Pseudomonas sp. LRP2-20, the genomic window CGTTATTTGTGGGGTTCGAAGCGCGGCTCCTAGTATCCCCCTGAATGGGCTGGCCAAGGCAAGCCCTGGTCGAACGACAGAACAACAAGAGAATACGCCCGATGAAGCCTTTTGCCCTGCTGCGCAGCATCCTGTTGGTCAACGCCAGCCTGCTGGCCCTGCATGTTGGCGCCGAGCCGCTGCCTGCCTACCTGACGCCAGTTGGGGCCGAGCGAGGGCCCAGCAGCGACGGGCGCATTCCAGGCTGGAACGGCGGCCTGCGGGCGGAGCAGGTGTCCCTTGCGGTCAATGGCACGCCGTTGGACCCCTATGCCGATGAGCAGCCGCTGTACGTCATCAATGCGCAAAACTACAAGCAATACCAGGCGCAGCTCACCGCAGGGCAGATGGCCTTGATCCAGCGCTACCCACAATCGTTCTACCTGCCGGTGTACCCGTCGCACCGCAGTGTCGCGGTGCCGCCCCAGGTCGGCGAGTGGGCCCGGCGCAATGCCGCCAGTGCCCGTCTGGTCAATGGCGGCAACGGCGTGCAGGGGTTCGCCGGCGTGCTGGCTTTCCCCCAGCCCGGCAATGGCTTGCAGGTGCTGTGGAACCACCTTACCCGGCCACGCAACGGCAGCTTCAGCCTGGCCTCGGACAGTATCACCCCACGCCCTGACGGGCGCTTCGCGACGATGAGCCTGCAGCAGACCTTTGCCCGGCCCGACGTGCTGGACGATGGCGAGCCAGGCACTGTGCTGTATTACCTGAGCTACCGCATGACCGCACCGTCGCGCCTGGCGGGAGATGCCGTGGTGCTGCACGAAACCCTCGACCAGGTCGCGCAGCCGCGCCTGTCGTGGCTGTACAGCAGCAGCCAGCGCCGCGTGCGGCGTGCTCCGGCGCTGGCCTATGACAGCATCACCCCGGGCTCGGCGGGCCTGCGTACCGCAGACAGCCGCGACATGTTCAATGGGGCCCCGGACCTCTACCAGTGGACCCTGGTGGGCAAGAAGGCCCTGCACGTGCCCTACAACAGCTACCGGCTGGCTTCGCCCCTGCTCGGTTATGCCGAGCTGATCGGGCCGGGCCATGTCAACCCGCAACCGACCCGCTACGAGCTGCACCGGGTATGGGAAGTGGTAGGGACCCTCAAGCCCGGCGCCGAGCACATCTATGCCAGCCGCCGCTATTACCTGGACGAGGACAGCTGGGCCATCGTCGAGGCGGATTTCTTCGACCGTCAGGGGCAGTTGTGGCGCACTGCCCAGGCCCACAGCTACTACCACGTCACCGGTCAGGCGCTGGTCAACGCCATGGAGGCGATCTACGACCTGCGCAGTGGCCGCTACCAGCTGTCGGGCCTGACCAACGAGCAGCCACGGCCGTACGCTTTCGACGTGCGCACCAGCGCTTCGTACTTCTCACCCGGCGCATTGCGCAGCCAGGGGCTGCGCTGACAGCGGTCGCCTTGCTACTGGAGCAGCGGTGTCGGTGGCTCAGGGCGTGACGATATTGAAGCGGCCGTCCGGCTCGTCCAGCCCGGCCATGAAGCGCATGAATTTCAGGCGTTCGCCGCTGATGTCGATATCACCCACGGTCGCTTCCTTGAGAAAGCCGGTCTGCTTCAGGGCGATGCGGTCGAGGGTGGCCTTGCTCATCTTCACCTCGACATCGGCCTGCGCATGGCGGGCCTGGTCGCGGTGGGTGAGCACACCGTTGCGCAGGGTCAGGGCGTAATCCTCGTTCAGGTCGGTGAACCGCCAGTTGATGGTCAGGTCCTGCGCGGCGGCCTTGGCCGCGTCCACGCGCACGCCGAGGTAGTCGAAGAACAGCGATGGGGTCAGGGCTCGCACCAGGTCATCGGCGCTGCCGCCCTTGCTGGCCGACGGCGCTACCCCCGTGCGCAGTTCCTGGGCGCCGGTCAGGTAGGCGTTGCGCCAGGTGGCGTTCTCGCTCTGGTAACCCAGTTGTTCCAGGGCGTCGGCCTGAAGCTCGCGTGCCGCGCCGTTGTCGGGCTGGGCGAAAACCAGGTGCCGGGTGAGCTCGGCGACCCAGCGATAGTCGCCGCTGTCATAGGCCTCACGCGCCAGCGTCAGCACCCGCTCGGCACCGCCCAGGGCCTTGACGTAATGTGCCCCGGCGTCGCTCGGCGGCAGTGGGTTGAGGGTTGCCGGGTTGCCGTCGTAGAAGCCCATGTAGCGCTGGTATACCGCCCGCACGTTATGGCTGAGCGAGCCGTAGTAGTCACGACTGTACCACTTGCTGGCCAGCCGTGGCGGCAACGTGGTCAGCTCTGCGGCAATCTCGGTGGGGCCCAGCCCGCGGTTGATCAGGCGCAGTGTCTGGCTGTCGATGAACGCGTACATGTCGCGCTGATCGGCCAGGTATTCGCGGATCGCCGCGCCGCCCCAGGTCGGCCAGTGGTGCTGGGCGAAGACCACCTCGGCCTGCTCGCCATAGCGCAACAGCGACTGGTCCAGGTAGTGCGCCCACACCTTGGCATCGCGCACCTGGGCACCGCGCAGGGTCAGCACGTTGTGCTGCACGTGGGAGGCGTTTTCGGCCATGCACAAGGCCTTGAACCCGGGGAACCACAGGTTCATCTCGGCGGGCGCCTCGGTGCCAGGGGTGAGCTGGAACTCGATATCGACGCCGTCGATGCGCAGGGTCTCGAAGGGTTTCTCGATCAACCGCGTAGGCGCGATCAGGCTGACCGTGGCGTTGGCCGGCACGCCTTTGCCCAGGCCGGCATCCACCTGGCCGCGCGGCCCGCGTGGCAGAGGCGCGCCATACATGTATTGAGCCCGGCGCTTCATCGCCGGCCCAGCCAGCACGTTCTCGCTGATGGCGTGCTCGAAGAAGCCTTGCGGGGCGATGACCTGCACTTTGCCGGCCTTGACGTCGGCCTCGTCGATCACCCCGCGCACGCCGCCAAAATGATCGACATGCGGGTGGGTATAGATCACCGCCACCACCGGCCGCTGCGGGCGATGGCGGAAGTACATGGCCAGGCCGGCCCTGGCGGTTTCCACCGACAG contains:
- a CDS encoding DUF1329 domain-containing protein, whose protein sequence is MKPFALLRSILLVNASLLALHVGAEPLPAYLTPVGAERGPSSDGRIPGWNGGLRAEQVSLAVNGTPLDPYADEQPLYVINAQNYKQYQAQLTAGQMALIQRYPQSFYLPVYPSHRSVAVPPQVGEWARRNAASARLVNGGNGVQGFAGVLAFPQPGNGLQVLWNHLTRPRNGSFSLASDSITPRPDGRFATMSLQQTFARPDVLDDGEPGTVLYYLSYRMTAPSRLAGDAVVLHETLDQVAQPRLSWLYSSSQRRVRRAPALAYDSITPGSAGLRTADSRDMFNGAPDLYQWTLVGKKALHVPYNSYRLASPLLGYAELIGPGHVNPQPTRYELHRVWEVVGTLKPGAEHIYASRRYYLDEDSWAIVEADFFDRQGQLWRTAQAHSYYHVTGQALVNAMEAIYDLRSGRYQLSGLTNEQPRPYAFDVRTSASYFSPGALRSQGLR
- a CDS encoding alkyl/aryl-sulfatase, yielding MRLRSLPCLLALALPFAVLADEPAKDATDLTRQSNQQWLQRLPFADRSDFDNARRGLLEAADKPVLNADGKTVWDLQRYAFLNGEAPATVNPSLWRIAQLNTIAGLFKVTDGIYQVRGMDLANMTLIEGEHGLIVMDPLLSVETARAGLAMYFRHRPQRPVVAVIYTHPHVDHFGGVRGVIDEADVKAGKVQVIAPQGFFEHAISENVLAGPAMKRRAQYMYGAPLPRGPRGQVDAGLGKGVPANATVSLIAPTRLIEKPFETLRIDGVDIEFQLTPGTEAPAEMNLWFPGFKALCMAENASHVQHNVLTLRGAQVRDAKVWAHYLDQSLLRYGEQAEVVFAQHHWPTWGGAAIREYLADQRDMYAFIDSQTLRLINRGLGPTEIAAELTTLPPRLASKWYSRDYYGSLSHNVRAVYQRYMGFYDGNPATLNPLPPSDAGAHYVKALGGAERVLTLAREAYDSGDYRWVAELTRHLVFAQPDNGAARELQADALEQLGYQSENATWRNAYLTGAQELRTGVAPSASKGGSADDLVRALTPSLFFDYLGVRVDAAKAAAQDLTINWRFTDLNEDYALTLRNGVLTHRDQARHAQADVEVKMSKATLDRIALKQTGFLKEATVGDIDISGERLKFMRFMAGLDEPDGRFNIVTP